The sequence ACACTTGATACTCATCGTATACGACATACACCAAAATTGCAGAGCAGATCAAGGTTTACATTACCAGAGTCTAACGGAATGGCACAGATGAGCATAATTAAAGTTTCTACCACTTACAGGCTACCATTAAAATGCCTTTTCTGGATCACTCGGTTTGCGCCACTCAACCCTGATCTGGTTTCGCAAGCGTTATTCCGTTGGCCTACAATCAGCATAACTGAAGATTCAGCACACTTGACACTCAACGTATACAACAGACACAATTACTGCTGAGCAGATCAAGATTTACAGAACGGCACAGGTGAGCATAGTAAAAGTTTGTAGCACTTACATGGTGCAAAGTTAATGCCTTTTCTGGCTCACGCGGTTTGAGCCAGCCATCTTCGGTTTCCATCTTCGCGCATGTCATTCCTATACAGAAACGCCCTGCAATCAACATAACTGAATATGCAGCACACTTGACACTCGTCTTATATGACACCATTATTGCTGAGCAGACCAGGATTTACGTTACCAGAATCTAACAGAATGGCACAGGTGATCGTAATAAAAGTGTGAACCACTTAAATGGTGCAAAGTTAATATGCCTTCTCCCACTCACGCGCTTTGAGCCGGTCAGTCAATCCGGATCCGAATCCGAATCCGCACGCGTTATTCCGATTCGGAGGCACCCTGCAACCAACATAACTGAAGATTAAGTACGCCTGACACTCGTGCTCATCGCCGCATCAGCTCAGCCCTCCTCACAGTTGTGTGCGTGTAAccaaactttttttttgaaacagaggcaaaagctttgccttttTCATTAATAGAGAAGGAGATAGTTTCCCGGTTAATTAAAGGAAAACCGTGCGAAAACCGGTACATCAAGGGTCAAACCCACACACAGACCCGACAAGCCAACAAGGACCCCGCAGATGGTGCGCTACAAAAGCCATCCCGCGAAACAACATGCGGACTACTCCCAGAATAATAAGCACAGGAGAGGAAGGCGTGTGTAACCAAACTCACAGCTGCAGAGTTGCACAATCATGCAGTGTAGCCCCTTTCAGCGGCAAAGAACATCCATTGCCATGGCATTACATCTTGGCATGCGGAAATTGCGATCGCACAGCCTTGCTGCGCTtcggcattccgtcgagcacctcACGGGTGAGCGTCAAACGGCCGCCGCCAACAGTAGGAGGCCGAAACGGCGCCCCGCCGTGACACAAACAAGGCACATCCCGCAGCCTACGCAGCGCAACGGCGGCGGACGCTGAGCACGGCACGCGAAACCGAGGCAgctcgcggcggaggcggaggcggaggcggcgaccggcTGCTACAGCGCCCGGCGCCGACGAGGCGGTCTATTTTTTTAAGATTTTTTTTGAGACATTTTTTTTTAgaacgaggcgaggcgaggcggtctCAGATTCGAAGGACACGCGAAGGAGGAGAAGGAACCGCGGCCTGCCAGGTGGGCCCGACCGGGCTGTGCCGATGTTGGTTAAGATAAGCCATTCGTAATCACGGCCCATCCGGCCCGGCCGAGAGGGGAGGGCGAGGACCCCAACGGCTAGTTCCCCGAACGGCTAGCCTAATCCTCCAACGGTCGGACGATTCGTATATAAATCGTTGGTAATGGAATCCAATGCCACCCTCCCTCCCCCAAAGCGTTCGTCCGcttcctcccctcccctgcgcCGCCCCCCTCCGCCCTCGCGTTCCGATTCAAATCCGTCCTCGCGGGGGAGATCTGATCGGGTCCAGGGCGCCGCCATGATGCACCAGCACCACCAGCTCGACCAGtggctcgccggcggcggcggcgttggcggcgtGGGCGGGGTGCTCCGGCCGACCAAGTCCGCGCCCTGCTCCCCCGTCAAGCCGGCGGCGGTGTCCATGCTGCGCACGCACTCCGACTCCTTCCACGTCGCCCACAAGGTCCCCGTCGGCGACACCCCCTACGTCCGCGCCAAGCGCGTCCAGGTGCGTCCTTGTACAGGagctttttgtttttttctttcctgTCTGCGATTTGAATTTGCTGATGGCCGGGGCTGACGGTGGTTGTAATGGATGGATGGCAGCTTGTGGACAAGGACCCGGAGAAGGCGATTGCGCTGTTCTGGGGCGCCATCAACGCCGGCGACCGCGTGGACAGCGCGCTCAAGGACATGGCCATCGTGATGAAGCAGCAGAACCGCGCCGAGGAGGCCATCGAGGCCATCAAGTCGCTCCGCGTCCGCTGCTCCGACCAGGCGCAGGAGTCGCTCGACAACATCCTCCTCGACCTCTACAAGGTAGCACGCTTTTCCTTTTCAAAGTTCAAATTTCAAATCCGTTAGTACAGTAGATCCGTTGGGATGGCAACTCAATATTTTAATCCGATCCGACAGAGGTGCGGGCGGCTGGACGACCAGATCTCGCTGCTCAAGCACAAGCTGCAGCTCATCCACCAGGGCCACGCCTTCAACGGCAAGCGCACCAAGACGGCCCGCTCCCAGGGCCGCAAGTTCCAGGTCACCCTCGAGCAGGAGGCCACCAGGCTCCTCGTAAGTCCCTCTCTCTCCTTCCATTCAAAATTTCAAATCCAGTTCAGATCGAGGTCGAGCCGCCGGCCCGATATGGTAAGAATCAATGGTGACATTAATTAACTCGATTGGGTTGTGCTGGCGCAGGGCAACCTGGGGTGGGCGCTGATGCAGAAGGAGAACTACACGGAGGCGGAGGGGGCGTACCGGCGGGCGCTGGTCATCGGCCCGGACAACAACAAGATGTGCAACCTGGGGATCTGCCTCATGAAGCAGGGCCGGGTGCTGGAGGCCAAGGACGTGCTCAAGCAGGTGCGCCCCGCCGGCGTCGACGGCCTGCGCGGCGCCGACTCCCACCTCAAGGCCTACGAGCGCGCGCAGGAGATGCTCCGCGACCTCGAGGTCAAGCTCGTCGGCCGCCCGGGCTGGGCCGGCGCCATTGGCGACAACCTCGTCGACAAGAAGTGGCTCTTCGACGCGCTCATGCTCGGCTCCTCCTCCAGCATCTGGCAGCCGCAGCCGTGCATCGACCACCTGCTGCCCCCGCCGGCCCCGCAGCAGCCGCGCGACAGCTTCGCCGACGAGAACAACGCCggccccggcgccgccgccgcagccgcgggCAAGAAGATGGCCGCCGCGTTGCAGCAGCAGCAGGCCAACCTCAACATCGACGCGCAGCCATTCTACTCGCATCGCATGCCGCCGCTGGCTGCCAAGCCACAGCAGAACGCGCCGCGCCAGCAGCAGCTGCCGCAGCCGCAGCAGAAGCCTCCGTCGCAGATGCATCACGATCCCATGGGCAACCTGAAGAGGACGCGGTCCGGCACCGCCATGGACAAGGCAGCCGCCGCGGCTGCAGCCGGGGAGAAGACTAAggaggagcagagcagcaacaagAAGGGGGCCGACAAGAACCAGGACGACAGCAACAACAACGGCCGGAGGAAGTCGCTCACCGCCGAGGAGAGGTGGCCGGAGCTGCCCGACCACAGCGCGTTCGACGAGGCCCTGGTGGCGTCGGTCCTGGCCCCGGTCCTCGCCGACGACGAGAACTGCAAGCCGTCAGCAAAGGCGCCTCTAGCTCCGGCGAGCTGCTGCGACACCAGCCCGGCGGCGGTGAAGGAGAAGGTGGGGAAGAGGCTGAGGATCTTCCAGGACATCACGCAGACGCTCAACGCTCTCTGATGACCGACGGCGAGGCTTGGTTTTGGTTTTCTTTTCTGCTGCTCACACAACCGAAGAGGAGGAGGTGGCGACGCTGCGAAGGAGATGAGCTTGTTCTCCTGGGAGTTTCTGCATCGCGGCTTTATTTTTAAGTTAAAAATTGAAATAGGGAGGGATCGATCGACATTACCGCTcgacttgtttttttttttttttagttTGCTGCTAATTCgttgattttaattttttttttgtaaCACACTCAAAATAACATTGGCAGGAGTGTGTTTCCTCCTGATGTTGCTTGTAACAGAAGTTGATTTCGATAATCACTTCAAAGCTCAAATAACAAAGTTACCTGATTGCATCTCGATCATATATATCTGTTGCTTTGCTCTTGATATCGATATCTGACAATGTAAGTTCTGTTTGACTGTCACTCATTCAGAAATGTTCAGCTGAAAGATCGATCAGAAATTTAGCTTGATTGCATCTCCCTTTTGCTCTGGATATCGATATTCATCAGTGTTTAAAGATCGTCACCACCGAGGCCCAAGTTCAGGCAACCTTTTTGGTGGGCGATCTCCAATAATCTTTTACAGACcaaggagcagagcagcaacaagGAGGCCGACTAAAACGAACATATTATTTGTCCCTCCACCTCTACTTATAAGAAAGTCGGCCATTCAACTGCATCATTTAAATATCCGCTTAGTTTCAGCGTAAATTTTATAGCGCCAATCACCACAAAAAAGAGGCGGAATAGTTTTTAAATGTGCCTGATCACAAACCCGGCATTTTTTCCCTGCCAGACCGGCTGTCTAAGCCTCCTCGCTCACTCTGCCGCCGACTCCTTCTCACCGGTCGCCATATTCTCGGCATCCTCCATCTTGATCGCCAAGCACTTCAACATCTTGACACGGAGGCACGCACGAACATCAAGTTTTTTGACTCCTTCGAAGCAGCGGCGATCTCAACTCTCCTCTCTTCGAGCTTGGCCTTCTTATCGGCCACTGCCATCAAGATGTTAAACTTCCCCGGCTTCTTTTGCTCATTCATTTTGGAGCACTTGACACACTTCGCCAAGATGTCCTCGAACCAcatcttggccgccgccccttctcGCTTTATCTTCTCCTCTTCCTACTTCTTTCCACGGAACTCCCTTCTAACCTTCTTAGGCGGCTCTTTTGTTGGGTCAGTTGGACCACCTGCTTCTTCCTCATGTCGATGCTTGTTGTCTTGATACAATTGGCAATGCCATTTTGCCGTTTGGATTGtccattcaacttcaaccaacaatgcatgaggACGAAGTTCTTCTTCTTCACCTTCAAGAACAAGTTACACGCACATGAtgactacaaaaaaaaagacattgTCAACAATGTGCATACAACATAGCCGGCCAAATGACATAGGGTGTATCTGGCCAAATGATATACAGCATATCCGGCAAAATGAACACAAAGAACAACTTACTTGCTCAATGATTAGTGGACCACTTAGCCACCAGTCGATGAGTTGTTTGAAATGGGTGCAGTACTTGCTCACAGCGTATTGGATGATGTATCATCGATGGTTGAGTGACTTGATCCCATAGTTACGGCTGAGTTCATTGCGGTAGGGCTCGAAACTCTTATGCTCACGGAACCAACAATGAATGTTGGCCCAAAAGGTTGCGCCTCTTTGCTTCGTGCCATGGATCGGATCAATGCTAGTGGCCACCACACGTTGCACAACAATTTGTCCTCCTTGTTGAAACTTTCTCCTCTACCCCTTTTTTTTGGATCAGCACTAGTACAGACCTCCCCCCCCTCATTAGTAGCGTTTCAAGGTGCCCACTAGCAGCGTCCAGATTGAGCGCCGCTAGTACGATGCCGCTGATAACAGGCAACTAGCAGTTCGGCCCGAACGATGCTACTGTAGATCTATGTAGCAACTTTTGCCCCCAAACACTGCTAGTGTGGAAGAGAGCTGTAGCGTTTCAAGCAGTCGAGCACGACTACTTTGTGTTGTAAGTGTGTGTAGTGTGTGCTATCCTGTGGACGCTGTTGGTAGAGTTAGACAGGATCAAAATAAACAAATTCAATGTGTAGTTCTAAACAGTCCAACACAATTAATAGCATATTGCAACATAATTTACCACATAGTGCAAGGTGTTAAAACACAGTTAAATACCACATAGTACCTACACATAGCTAAATGCCCTTTTTTGTAGTCCTAAATGGTGACATGAAAGCTTTTTTTAGCCATGCATACTACTACTACCATGCATATTAATACTTAACATAGTGCTACCATGTATACTAGTAGTTAACAATGTCGGCTGAATCTGGCGGTGGTGGTATTATCCTCGGCAACATTAACCCCAGGATACATCCCCATTAGGCTCTTTGAACCTGTGTCGGAGATTTCATTTCTTGTAATGCCCATTTTATGACCATTTTCCGCTTGCTATGAGTCGGCATTCGAGCAGGCTCTACATTGGTGGTCTTGAAGATGATAACCTATGTTGCATTCCTCAATGTACACTTCATACGATCTTTGCAAAGTTGGAAGCCCTCCACGAGAACCTACTTCTTTTTCAGCTCCTTCGTGCACTTCCACCAGCTGAGCACCTTGTCGTGAATCCTTCCTGCCTGCTCCACCACCCATAAAGGAGGCCGTCCCGACTCCACACATGGAGGAGTGGAGGATGATGGCACGATACGAGAGGCCTGCCGACGACAACAAGCCATGTAGTTGATGACGGATCACTACTAGCGAAAatcctagtagtagcgtgggtttaagAACCAGCGGTAGCATGggtgccccgcgctactgctagggcgctaTAACTAActtttactagtagcgcgggtttgacCCCATGCTACTGCTACTGGTATTAGcataaatagcagtagcgcgtgttccTGCCCCACGCCACTACTATTAGAGCGtatttcattttttatttatattgtatTTATGCACGTTTATACAATTTTTGTACAGTAACAATGAGGATTTTGTGTAAGAAATACATATTAGATTAAAGTGGATGAATCCAAGTGAGCAAGTTGAATTAGTAGGACGATATGATGTTGGGTCGGCACACAAGTGTTGAATTACGATATGATGTTGGGACGTCACACAAGTGTCGAATTCCTTCATTCGACACTTGTGTGCCGTCCCAACATCATATTGTCCAACTAATTCAACTGGATCACTTGGATCCATTCATCCACTTCAATCTATTTCGTGTTTCTTCCACCCCAATAATATAACAACTCATCATCCGTAGTCATATAATAATaactcatcaccaccatcatcatccgTAGTCATATAAAAGCTCATCATCCGTAGTCATATATGTAATAACTCATCAGCATTCTAGCACATGAGAAGTAGTACAACCTCGTCATCATGATCATCGTAGTCATATAACAACTCGATCATCCGTAGTCATATAATAACTGACCATCAATATAGCACTTGACAAGTTAACCAACACTAGCTAAGGGTACTCATCCTAGGTAAACAATTCATCATCATTCTAGCATGACAAGtactacctaggacctactcctctctctctctctctctctctctctctctctctcttgtaaaatatcataaaacaggTAAACCCCTCCATCTCCATATGGAGATCCACTTGTCTCCAACTTGTGTCCTGCACACATTCATGTTGTCTCCAATTGGTTTCCTGTGCGCATCCGTTACTTTGCTCCATCCTTTGATATCGAGCCTTTCATCATTTAGAGAAATCGAGTATGCACTGTGGAAAGACACCGGCGGATCTGGCCGAAAGCTAACTATACTCATATGACCTTCAGTATACATCAGGTTGGGCACAACTTCCTTCAAGAGCTTTTGTTGAAGAACATAATAGtaatatagttagcaatgtagtttacttaacAAGAATGTATCCAGTTATAGTTAACAAAATCTTAAAAGTCTCAACATCGTTAATAAATGAGACAAGAGAATTTTTCTCCTCCCAAGTTAGCTCGCAACCATAACTGTAGTAGGTCTTGTCTACAACCTTTTGAGTATTTCTTGGAGAAAAGAAATATGTTTTCAATTATAAATAAATGAGCTTAGTAGGGATGAATACCaactttttttaaataaacaatataaattacttaacaaATTTGTTTCAcaaactcacatagaggtagaactGGAATCATGTCAACATCCACCCAAATGTTCATATTATCTTCATGATCATCTTCAGTACCAAGATCAAAGGTTATTTTCATATCCCCCTGAAATCCGTAGGCTTTGCATAGTCCTCTCAATTTGGACACCCAAAATGTGAGTGATTTACTGCATTGAGCTTAACCACAAAAGTGAAACCATGtttcattcttaggtgagctttatTTGTCTCCATACTCTCCCTATCTTTGAAACTGATCTTGTCTAAGACATACAGTCTTGCATAGCAGGGGATGCACTAGCCGAATTGTAAAAAAACAAAAATTACACATTAAAGCAAAaaagcacaagtcatgcttaattatgacaAAATACCTTCCATCATTACATATCGTAAAGTGATCAAAGGTCTCCTCCAACGTGAGGGTGAAGCACCTACCATTATCCAGGTGAAGCCTGTCGCACATACTGTTGGGAAACattgtagaaaacaaaacaaaattcgccctacgatcacccaggaacaatatgaagatgcataacgggttgtgatCGACGATCATTACCGACTCCGGGAGTGCAGCAAAGTAGACAAGTTGGTGTACATCGTACTTGAAGTCCCACGAACATCGATGATGATCCCGCGAACCACCCATGAACGATCACTCGAACAGAAGACCGAAAGcatggcctctctacttggttcaaGCGTACAGtattcacgatccggcagcgcttcaccgtccagagctaattgtcaccgaagaattagagggaggagattagaaccacacggggcttctaattatgaggattagaggtggctagggctagctctaattagtcaactaggaccaataagaactagaactagatcaactagatGAGGCTCCAAAATTTGTGTGTCCAAAGGGTGGAAATCCTcgagtatatataggttggaggggaagaggagggatgccaccaaggagggaaagcctccttggggcgccacacaagggggggggggtgcttactccacttgggcccttgtggcccaagttgcctttcacctcttggcctttttaggcccattgatatttaaattaaatataaaatgttctaaacATTTTTAGAGCATTacatatataatttaacatccccagaaacattttccacctatataaaATTAATCGATAATACCTTGTATTCACCGAAACCCtttcggtgaccccgaaacgcttccggaacctctcggaactattccagATATTAATGAAAGAATTCCACagatatattctcatcactcccgcacaactaacactcagcagatcttgatttccttaagcttgtgaccctataggttcggtaaaTCATAAACATGAACGGAACCCCTtcattcaatgaccgatagcggaaccatggatatccatatcggtccctatgattacacaaatgatattcatgtgaacctttggttatcatgtgatgttccctttgcttcatgatactttacaAAATCCGGTGTGCATCGGCATCCTCCAGAGTCATCagcatgctcactataccgttgctctcgttaccggttttgttcttctttctcgttgacgtgttccggcatccccgtgacatagtcacctgtgtTTGGCCAGCCGATTATGGATGCCAtcacaccaagagggccctaagaatatctctccattgtcggaggTGCAAATCCCACTCTCAAGTTGTCCGGTCACTTGTGAAACTTTCTGGTGAGCCTGCAAGTtttcgttatgatcaccttgttctagatgacgtttgagaaaccccaaagcccaccgtctggtaggaagttaccgagacactctcatggtttgaggaactaaaacacatgctaacactccatgTTATAATAGATGATTTCATATGATATAATCACATAGTATAACAGACAAGTATTGGTTCGATTCattatgatcgttcttctaacgtcataacCTCAATGCTGTTTTAGAACTATTGTTACACTTAATGATATACTAAGATTCTGAaaatgtgatcaccaacaacacttgagccagtcttagaggcgagactgggAACCTATTTTATttcgtttatcattccacacgtgcatatgagttttccactgaatcgcatattccaggatcatagcagttatagcatgaaatagaaactcttaactatgaatatggaaatataacaatacaatattattgcctctaggacatatttccaatagtctcccacctgcactagagttaataatctagttagcACTTTTAACTTTAATACCAAGGGCAATCTCGTGTTAGTCCATGCTTTACTTGTGGTATAGACTTCGTCCTATTGAATCTGACATGTTCAGAACTGCGTGTATCATTTGCATTTCTATGCATCTATCATGCTTTGACAAGAATTCATAATTTGTGTTAAACCAGCTTGGTATATTGAATCACTGGTAGAACCTTTGATTCCTTAGACAGAGTTATGGAACCACTATTAAGAATAGTGTTCCAATGATACAATCATCTAGAAAGCATACCAAGCTCATGAATGAACTTTCGATTCATCACCCTTCATTTTTTGCTTCTAAAGCAATAATATACTTAGCCTTCTATTGTAGAATTCACCACAGTaatttttggaccaattccaacTTAATGTGCCACCATAAACCACTTTTAATTTGAAATCAAAAAATCACTTAGAATAGATGAAGATTTTATCGATGTACTACTTACAACGAGCCTTCATTAGTGTAAAtccttacaacaatctcttcattttCTCCTTGTGTGGGAAACATGTCGTTAATTCTTAATGAAATTTTTTAGTGTTGTCCTATGATCAACAATTTGACCATACTAGCAACTTTTACTTACAACTAACTTGGAGTATTGCAAATATCTGGttgtttacataccatggaatacaagtGTGGTTGAAATCACATTTCGCTCATCAGTATTTTAGGATACCGACTCCTTCCATGTGACATTGACAAGAAACTCTTCTTGACATTTTACATACTAAACTGCTTTAGTATTCTGTCAATATGTATTTTCGCTAAGTCTGATTAGACACTATATATTATCTCCGTAGATCATTATGTCTAATACCAAGACTATTCATTGCCTAAGTATTTTACTGAAAAACTAGTTTCAATaaagtcttgatccgtgtcaagaaatttacataacttctaatcaacaatatgtcatgtaCATATAGTGTTTAAAAATATtatcatgctcccacttactttcgtGTACATACAAGCATCTTCACTTTACTCGATGAAATCAATttatttgaccatttcatcaatatgaagattccaactccactatGCTTACTTCAGATCATTGTTGGATCTCTTGAAGTTTGCATACTTACTAGCATCCTATGGATCGACAAAATTACCTTGGATCGTATCAAACATACAACCTTGGTTCTATTTCCAGCTCATGGGAATCATTTTGGCATCCATCTAGTTTAAACTGAACCGACTTTAAGTATTGTTATGATGAGACAATCTCATCATAGTTAGTTCTTTGATCTCGTCATAAAAAAGTAAAGTATTATAAAACATTTTTAGCTTTGCCAGTTTATAGATCCATTACTATTCTTTAGACTTTAAGTCTTTCAAAGGGTTCATCAAGTTCTAAGCTTGAATTATGTGAATGGGTACTATCTCGGATTATGTTGGCATATAGCCAATTTccagagtcagggcccatcaatgcTTCTCTGTGAATTATAGGTTCATTGTTTGCACAACAATATTTCGTCTACATACCGCAATGGTCTGCACGAATTTTCCTAACCTATATGGTTCAGTTGCAAGTTCGACCGTAGTCTCTATATCTCATGTAGAGGCTTTTGTATCAGTCGCAGTAAGAAATTCTGGAATTACTTCCAGTGTTTCTTTGTTTGAGCTGATTATGAAGATTCTGCAATCTTGTCGAGTTtcactatcctcccactcactcttttgtagaaaacattttcttcaAAACTTCCGCACTCTATGGAAACACTTTGCCTCGACGTAGTGATAGAGGAATACCCAACtatttgggataacctacaaagtatcACTTATTTCAATAAATTTGATGGTGCCCCTTTTTAGTGTG comes from Triticum aestivum cultivar Chinese Spring chromosome 5B, IWGSC CS RefSeq v2.1, whole genome shotgun sequence and encodes:
- the LOC123112880 gene encoding protein POLLENLESS 3-LIKE 2, whose translation is MMHQHHQLDQWLAGGGGVGGVGGVLRPTKSAPCSPVKPAAVSMLRTHSDSFHVAHKVPVGDTPYVRAKRVQLVDKDPEKAIALFWGAINAGDRVDSALKDMAIVMKQQNRAEEAIEAIKSLRVRCSDQAQESLDNILLDLYKRCGRLDDQISLLKHKLQLIHQGHAFNGKRTKTARSQGRKFQVTLEQEATRLLGNLGWALMQKENYTEAEGAYRRALVIGPDNNKMCNLGICLMKQGRVLEAKDVLKQVRPAGVDGLRGADSHLKAYERAQEMLRDLEVKLVGRPGWAGAIGDNLVDKKWLFDALMLGSSSSIWQPQPCIDHLLPPPAPQQPRDSFADENNAGPGAAAAAAGKKMAAALQQQQANLNIDAQPFYSHRMPPLAAKPQQNAPRQQQLPQPQQKPPSQMHHDPMGNLKRTRSGTAMDKAAAAAAAGEKTKEEQSSNKKGADKNQDDSNNNGRRKSLTAEERWPELPDHSAFDEALVASVLAPVLADDENCKPSAKAPLAPASCCDTSPAAVKEKVGKRLRIFQDITQTLNAL